One window from the genome of Parasteatoda tepidariorum isolate YZ-2023 chromosome 8, CAS_Ptep_4.0, whole genome shotgun sequence encodes:
- the LOC122272406 gene encoding uncharacterized protein: MISLPVDYDANKKSWMTVTIWEKTIRRSDRQFVKKKREVVFIADNCTAHANIPELASIELVFLSPNVTSVLQPLDQGVIENLKVNYRDDETEEEDDIPLPVLMDDLKNRGHAIKGEAEYDLIDEEIATTSEATISEIVSQAVDNDVNNSDPETVAVTQAEAFNAINVIRNFFTNHEGAVEHFEKLQNLENIVRKMKPKTRQTCINDYFK; this comes from the exons atgatatcTTTACCCGTGGATTACGACGCTAACAAAAAATCGTGGATGACCGTCACCATTTGGGAGAAAACAATACGGCGTTCAGACAGGCAGTTTGTGAAGAAGAAACGAGAAGTTGTTTTCATAGCAGACAATTGCACAGCTCATGCCAACATCCCAGAGTTAGCCTCAATTGAGCTTGTTTTCTTGTCTCCCAATGTGACCAGCGTTCTCCAACCATTGGATCAAGGAGTTATTGAAAACCTGAAAGTGAACTATC GGGATGACGAAACCGAAGAAGAAGACGATATTCCTCTACCTGTTCTGATGGACGATCTGAAAAATCGTGGCCATGCCATTAAAGGAGAGGCTGAATATGATTTGATTGATGAGGAAATTGCCACCACTTCTGAAgctacaatttctgaaattgtttcacaAGCTGTGGACAATGATGTCAATAACAGTGATCCTGAGACTGTAGCTGTAACCCAAGCGGAAGCCTTCAATGCAATAAATGTCATACGAAATTTCTTTACAAACCATGAGGGAGCTGTGGAACATTTTGAGAAATTACAAAATCTAGAAAACATTGTtcgaaaaatgaaaccaaaaacgAGACAGACCtgcataaatgattattttaaataa
- the LOC122272407 gene encoding tigger transposable element-derived protein 4-like, whose translation MQAFRDEKASIKPVFLSPNVTSILQPLDQGVIQNVKVTYRYLFIATIDQKKEFLVTVLDAIFYVYKNWNMVSTTCIANCFRHSGFVSSLNIVDGETEEDDIPLSVLMGDQKNHGHAIEGEAEYGLIDEENATTSEATISEIVSQVVDSDSDPETVAVTQTEAFNAINVIRIFFTNHEGAEEHFEKLQNL comes from the coding sequence ATGCAAGCATTTAGAGATGAAAAGGCCTCAATTAAGCCTGTTTTCTTGTCTCCCAATGTGACCAGCATTCTCCAACCATTGGATCAAGGAGTTATTCAAAACGTAAAAGTGACCTATCGTTATCTCTTTATCGCAACCATCGACCAAAAAAAGGAGTTTCTCGTTACTGTCTTGGATGCCATTTTCTATGTGTACAAAAATTGGAACATGGTCTCCACCACATGCATAGCAAATTGTTTTCGTCATTCTGGTTTTGTGAGTTCTCTGAATATCGTGGATGGCGAAACCGAAGAAGACGATATTCCTCTATCTGTTCTGATGGGCGATCAGAAAAATCATGGCCATGCCATTGAAGGGGAGGCTGAATATGGTTTGATTGATGAGGAAAATGCCACCACTTCTGAAGCcacaatttctgaaattgtttcacaAGTTGTGGACAGTGACAGTGATCCTGAGACTGTAGCTGTAACCCAAACGGAAGCCTTCAATGCAATAAATGtcatacgaattttttttacaaaccatgAGGGAGCTGAGGAACATTTTGAGAAGttacaaaatctataa